A region from the Canis lupus dingo isolate Sandy chromosome X, ASM325472v2, whole genome shotgun sequence genome encodes:
- the LOC112649348 gene encoding palmitoyltransferase ZDHHC6-like, with translation MDTFCSVIKFENLQELKRLCHWGPIIALGVIAVCSTMAMIDSVLWYWPLHTTGGSVNFIMLINWTVMILYNYFNAMFIGPGFVPLGWKPENSQDREDVPLWRMYLQYCKVCQAYKAPRSHHCIKCNRCVMKMDHHCPWISNSCGYQNHASFTLFLLLAPLGCIHSAFIFVMTMYTQLHNRLSFGWNTVKIDMSASRRDPLPIIPFGLAAFAATLFALGLALGTTIAVGMLFFIQMKIILRNNISLNFITCLLILQIFVKSNKDQWMFYIKKKAVMIKTV, from the coding sequence ATGGATACATTCTGCTCAGTTATCAAGTTTGAAAATCTCCAAGAACTAAAGAGACTGTGTCACTGGGGTCCCATCATAGCCCTCGGTGTTATAGCAGTATGTTCCACAATGGCCATGATTGACTCTGTGTTGTGGTATTGGCCTTTACATACAACTGGAGGAAGCGTGAATTTCATTATGTTGATAAACTGGACTGTCATGATTCTTTATAACTACTTCAATGCCATGTTTATTGGTCCTGGCTTTGTCCCTTTGGGGTGGAAACCGGAAAATTCTCAGGATAGAGAGGATGTACCTCTCTGGAGGATGTACCTCCAGTATTGTAAAGTCTGCCAAGCATACAAGGCACCACGGTCACATCACTGCATAAAGTGTAACAGATGTGTGATGAAGATGGACCATCACTGTCCTTGGATCAGCAACTCTTGTGGTTACCAAAATCATGCTTCCTTCACACTGTTTCTCCTTTTAGCACCACTGGGTTGTATTCATTCTGCCTTCATTTTTGTTATGACTATGTATACACAGCTTCATAATCGGCTCTCCTTTGGGTGGAACACGGTAAAGATTGATATGAGTGCATCCCGGAGAGATCCCCTTCCAATTATTCCCTTTGGATTAGCAGCATTTGCGGCCACCTTGTTTGCCTTGGGATTAGCTTTAGGAACAACCATAGCTGTTGGGATGTTGTTTTTTATCCAGATGAAAATAATTCTCAGAAACAATATAAGCTTAAATTTTATTACCTGTCTTTTAATATTGCAAATTTTTGTCAAATCAAATAAAGATCAATGGAtgttctatataaaaaaaaaagctgtaatgATTAAAACTGTATGA